The following coding sequences lie in one Populus nigra chromosome 15, ddPopNigr1.1, whole genome shotgun sequence genomic window:
- the LOC133674396 gene encoding rac-like GTP-binding protein ARAC7: protein MSASKFIKCVTVGDGAVGKTCMLICYTSNKFPTDYIPTVFDNFSANVAVDGSIVNLGLWDTAGQEDYSRLRPLSYRGADIFVLAFSLISRASYENVLKKWMPELRRFAPNVPIVLVGTKLDLREDRGYLVDHMNSNVITSAQGEELRKQIGAAAYIECSSKTQQNVKAVFDTAIKVVIQPPRRKEVARKKRSRSAGCTIASIVCGGCVA, encoded by the exons ATGAGTGCTTCCAAGTTCATTAAATGTGTTACAGTTGGAGATGGAGCTGTTGGCAAAACCTGTATGCTCATTTGTTATACCAGCAACAAGTTCCCTACT GATTATATACCCACAGTGTTTGATAATTTTAGTGCTAATGTGGCTGTGGATGGGAGCATTGTCAATTTGGGACTGTGGGATACTGCAG GTCAGGAGGATTACAGCAGGCTGAGGCCCCTCAGCTACAGAGGTGCAGACATATTTGTGCTGGCTTTCTCATTAATTAGTAGGGCAAGTTACGAAAATGTTCTTAAGAAG TGGATGCCTGAACTGCGTCGATTTGCACCAAATGTTCCGATTGTTCTTGTTGGAACGAAATTGG ACCTTCGTGAAGACAGAGGATATCTGGTTGATCATATGAATTCTAATGTCATAACATCTGCTCAG GGGGAGGAGCTCAGGAAACAGATTGGTGCAGCAGCATATATTGAGTGCAGCTCTAAGACTCAGCAG AATGTCAAAGCTGTTTTTGATACTGCAATCAAGGTTGTTATTCAACCTCCAAGGAGGAAGGAGGTGGCAAGGAAGAAAAGGAGCCGAAGTGCTGGTTGCACTATTGC GAGCATCGTGTGTGGAGGTTGTGTCGCATAG